From the genome of bacterium HR17, one region includes:
- the dapA_2 gene encoding 4-hydroxy-tetrahydrodipicolinate synthase: MLRGIVPPMVTPFDESDEVDEHGLRAETQFMLKAGVHGLAICGSTGEGHTLSPDETRLVTEIVADEVNAHASRTGGHSIPIIVGVIANSTRQALRHANAVRDLPVAALMVTPPHYLFTPSEAEMFAYFRAIGEETGLPVLVYNVVPWAYLSADALVKLMSETAAVIGVKQSAGDLHALAWLLTNLPEGKVVLSAVDDLLYPSFLLGAHGAIAGLCTAAPHLSVRLWNAVQSSDHETASQCHRRLLRVWQVLHAPNFPACVKAALILQGVPVGRPRRPLEPLTDAEIDRLRTVLQNELGE; encoded by the coding sequence ATGCTGCGGGGCATTGTTCCGCCGATGGTGACACCGTTTGATGAGAGCGATGAAGTGGACGAACACGGGTTGCGGGCGGAGACGCAATTTATGTTGAAGGCCGGCGTTCACGGCTTGGCAATTTGCGGAAGCACAGGTGAAGGGCACACCCTTTCGCCTGATGAAACACGCCTCGTCACCGAGATTGTCGCTGATGAAGTCAATGCCCACGCGTCAAGAACAGGAGGGCACTCTATCCCCATCATCGTCGGCGTAATCGCCAACTCCACTCGCCAAGCACTTCGTCACGCCAACGCCGTTCGCGATTTGCCTGTTGCAGCGTTAATGGTCACACCGCCACATTACCTCTTCACGCCAAGCGAGGCGGAAATGTTCGCTTACTTCCGCGCTATCGGCGAAGAAACCGGTTTGCCCGTCCTCGTTTACAATGTCGTGCCTTGGGCTTACTTGAGCGCCGACGCTTTGGTGAAGTTGATGTCGGAAACGGCTGCGGTCATCGGTGTCAAGCAAAGTGCTGGCGATTTGCACGCGCTGGCGTGGCTGTTGACAAATTTGCCTGAAGGCAAAGTCGTTTTGAGCGCTGTTGACGATTTGCTTTACCCCAGTTTCCTTTTGGGCGCTCACGGGGCAATTGCAGGTCTTTGCACCGCTGCACCGCATTTGAGCGTTCGTCTTTGGAACGCCGTTCAATCCAGTGACCACGAAACAGCGTCGCAATGCCATCGCAGGTTATTGCGAGTGTGGCAAGTGCTCCATGCCCCAAACTTTCCTGCCTGCGTCAAAGCAGCGTTGATTTTGCAAGGCGTCCCCGTAGGTCGTCCCCGTCGCCCGTTGGAGCCATTGACCGATGCGGAAATTGACCGCTTGCGAACTGTCTTGCAAAATGAATTGGGTGAATGA
- the rdgB gene encoding dITP/XTP pyrophosphatase: MRKLTACELSCKMNWVNEMGRLLIATTNKGKMREISALLRNEPMEIVTPDELGIVLDYEEISDDIRLVAREKAIHAWQKSGLPSLAEDTALEVDALGGLPGARAKVFFGENVSDAERWKGLLKLLEGVPMEKRTARFRCAMAVAFSENEVLAAEGVLEGVIATEPRGVGGFGYDPVFFVPSLGKTLAELSVEEKNAISHRAQALRTLLPHILQRLGKM; this comes from the coding sequence ATGCGGAAATTGACCGCTTGCGAACTGTCTTGCAAAATGAATTGGGTGAATGAGATGGGTCGGCTGCTGATTGCGACGACGAACAAAGGGAAGATGAGGGAAATTTCGGCGCTGCTGCGAAATGAGCCGATGGAAATCGTCACGCCCGATGAACTGGGCATCGTTCTGGACTACGAGGAGATAAGTGACGACATTCGTTTGGTTGCTCGCGAAAAAGCAATTCACGCGTGGCAAAAATCGGGTTTGCCATCTTTGGCGGAAGACACGGCGTTGGAAGTGGATGCTTTAGGTGGTCTGCCTGGTGCAAGGGCTAAAGTGTTTTTCGGCGAAAATGTCTCCGATGCGGAGCGATGGAAAGGATTGCTTAAGTTGCTGGAAGGTGTCCCGATGGAAAAGCGGACGGCGCGTTTTCGGTGCGCGATGGCTGTGGCTTTTTCGGAAAACGAAGTGCTCGCAGCCGAAGGGGTGTTAGAAGGCGTTATCGCCACCGAACCGCGCGGGGTTGGTGGGTTCGGTTATGACCCCGTCTTTTTCGTCCCTTCATTGGGCAAAACTTTGGCGGAGTTGAGCGTTGAGGAGAAAAACGCCATCAGCCATCGTGCCCAAGCGTTACGAACCCTGCTGCCTCACATTCTGCAAAGGTTGGGAAAAATGTAA
- the ectD_2 gene encoding Ectoine dioxygenase, which produces MVTLKALVAEQREQYERDGFLVVRELFSPDEIAAVKERLAHYIREGLRMLREGQKPEQDTVTHDGVHIQLEPLVAQGKYIPDDPLHAARKVWNLFGHDEVLTRFVSNPKLLDIVEDLLGTSAIWFFADKAMLKPPKIGVEKPWHQDLPYFPFEPKDEPHIHVAAWIALDEATLENGCMQYIPGSHKLGNITTAHVDTYGLGHLAADMSKVDTNKAVVVEAQPGDVAFHDGLTLHYSAPNTSDKPRWALVLDFINAERARYVGKGEPKFPRLR; this is translated from the coding sequence ATGGTGACGCTCAAAGCGCTGGTAGCGGAGCAGCGCGAGCAGTATGAGCGTGACGGCTTCCTCGTCGTGCGGGAACTGTTTTCACCCGATGAAATTGCCGCTGTCAAAGAACGCCTCGCCCATTATATCCGTGAAGGGTTGCGGATGCTGCGGGAAGGGCAAAAGCCCGAGCAAGACACCGTGACCCATGACGGCGTGCATATTCAGTTAGAGCCGTTAGTGGCTCAAGGCAAATACATCCCCGATGACCCGCTCCATGCCGCCCGCAAAGTTTGGAACTTGTTCGGGCACGACGAAGTGTTGACACGATTTGTGAGCAATCCGAAGTTGCTGGACATCGTGGAAGATTTGTTGGGCACTTCTGCCATCTGGTTCTTTGCCGATAAAGCGATGCTCAAGCCACCCAAGATCGGCGTAGAGAAGCCGTGGCATCAAGATTTGCCTTACTTCCCCTTTGAGCCCAAAGATGAACCGCACATCCATGTCGCTGCGTGGATTGCGTTGGACGAAGCGACTTTGGAAAACGGTTGCATGCAATACATCCCAGGCAGCCACAAACTCGGCAACATCACGACGGCTCATGTTGACACTTATGGCTTGGGGCATTTGGCGGCGGACATGAGCAAGGTGGACACCAACAAGGCAGTCGTCGTAGAAGCGCAGCCAGGCGATGTCGCCTTCCATGATGGTCTGACATTGCACTACTCAGCACCCAACACTTCCGACAAGCCACGCTGGGCGCTGGTTCTGGATTTCATCAACGCTGAGCGGGCACGCTATGTCGGCAAAGGCGAACCCAAATTCCCACGCCTAAGGTGA